GCGCTGGGCGGTACGTCGAGGGTTTCCGCGAGCTTTTCCCTCAGGGTTTCGCGAACGGAAGGCTTCGAGAAGAGCCTCACTATCCGTACGTCGGTTTCAGCCCGCGCGACCGTAACCCTTTCCCTCACTCTAACCCTAATCCCTCCGTCGGCGACGATCTCGCACGGGTACTTACTTGCAATGCCGCGAACTTCAACGGTCGAGGTATCGGGTATCACTAGCGGGCGCTTCGCTACATCGACGCTATTTACGGGAACCACTTCGAGGACTCGAGCCCCCTCGAACACGATGGCTCCTCCAGCTGAGAGGGCATAAGCGGTTGAGCCGAGAGGGGTCGCTATGATCACTCCGTCGGCTCTATCGCTCCAGACCGGTTCACCATCGATTAGGAGCTCGTAACTCATGAGGGCTGCGCTTTTAGAGGGGAACACGGCGATCTCGTTGAGCGCGTACACAACCAGAGAGCCGTCAACGACGCCCTTCAGCTTGGTGTAC
The Thermofilaceae archaeon DNA segment above includes these coding regions:
- a CDS encoding NAD(+)/NADH kinase, which encodes MPLRVFVVINSHFEEVEEARKLLALHGLREVDNVGEADLVIALGDDRCVLDAVQAVGERDLPILGVSTGGAGYLTSISVEELGVALEAVVRGEYELATYTKLKGVVDGSLVVYALNEIAVFPSKSAALMSYELLIDGEPVWSDRADGVIIATPLGSTAYALSAGGAIVFEGARVLEVVPVNSVDVAKRPLVIPDTSTVEVRGIASKYPCEIVADGGIRVRVRERVTVARAETDVRIVRLFSKPSVRETLREKLAETLDVPPSAKFVLKMLELRGPMSARELAEETMLPERTVRRALSELQRRGLVRRIVNLRDARQFFYEALR